From one Astatotilapia calliptera chromosome 10, fAstCal1.2, whole genome shotgun sequence genomic stretch:
- the LOC113030797 gene encoding olfactory receptor 1-like: MELFNSALGKNITFVHPAFFIIGGLTGIPNITLYYVFLFFVYIVSVVGNTVVMAVIYLDHNLRTPKYIAVFNLAFVDLFGNTALVPKVLDIFLFGHYYIPYNDCLTFLFFCYTCLSLQSFNLVALSYDRMVAIIFPLHYQVKVTHRFMFSLIASLWVFTIIAVLISVGLLTRLSFCKSVVINSYFCDHGQIYRLACNDHFPSYVIACLYPVIIFWLPLAFILLSYLYIGYTLVKVATLQEGLKAFKTCIGHLSLVAIYFIPLLTTFTLMEKIQPNARIINLSLTSVFPPMLNPIIYVLQTQEIKESLKRLLKRRGKSKITI; the protein is encoded by the coding sequence ATGGAGTTATTCAACTCAGCTCTtggaaaaaatataacttttgtACATCCTGCATTTTTCATTATAGGTGGTTTAACTGGAATCCCAAACATAACATTATATTATGtctttctattttttgtttatattgtttCTGTGGTGGGAAACACAGTTGTGATGGCTGTAATATACTTGGATCATAATCTGAGAACTCCAAAGTATATTGCAGTTTTTAACCTTGCATTTGTGGACCTGTTTGGTAACACTGCCCTGGTGCCAAAGGTTCTTGACATCTTTCTGTTTGGGCACTACTATATCCCCTACAACGATTGTTTAACATTCCTGTTTTTTTGCTACACTTGTCTGTCACTGCAGTCATTTAATCTGGTGGCACTCTCGTATGACAGAATGGTGGCCATCATCTTTCCACTCCACTATCAAGTAAAGGTGACCCACAGgttcatgttttctttgattGCCTCACTTTGGGTTTTTACTATTATTGCTGTATTAATTTCAGTTGGACTACTTACAAGACTTTCTTTCTGTAAATCTGTGGTTATTAATAGTTATTTTTGTGACCATGGTCAGATATACCGACTTGCTTGCAATGACCATTTCCCCAGCTATGTCATTGCTTGCTTGTACCCAGTGATTATATTTTGGCTTCCTCTAGCTTTTATCCTGTTAAGTTACCTTTATATTGGCTATACGCTGGTTAAAGTGGCCACACTTCAAGAAGGACTCAAGGCTTTTAAAACATGCATTGGCCATCTTTCATTAGTGGCAATCTATTTTATTCCACTGTTAACTACGTTTACTTTGATGGAAAAAATACAACCAAATGCTAGGATCATAAACCTGTCTTTGACTTCGGTCTTCCCTCCCATGTTGAACCCAATAATTTATGTTCTGCAAAcacaagaaataaaagaatCTTTAAAAAGGTTATTAAAAAGGCgaggaaaatccaaaataacaatttaa